A genomic region of Runella rosea contains the following coding sequences:
- the atpF gene encoding F0F1 ATP synthase subunit B → MELLTPAIGLLFWMLVVFVILVVILRVAAWKPIMNGLKEREHQIQSALDLAEKTRADMAKLQSDNEKLLAQARAERDSILKSAKESADRLIAEAKDRAGIEGKRIIEDAREAINNERVAIVAQMKKEIVTISLDIAEKVLRKELGDKTSQEKLVADLAKEARLN, encoded by the coding sequence ATGGAATTGTTAACCCCCGCAATCGGCTTACTTTTCTGGATGTTGGTGGTATTTGTTATCTTGGTGGTGATCCTGCGCGTAGCCGCTTGGAAACCCATCATGAACGGCTTAAAAGAACGCGAACATCAGATTCAAAGCGCGCTTGATTTGGCCGAAAAGACCCGTGCCGACATGGCTAAGTTGCAGTCAGACAATGAAAAATTACTGGCCCAAGCCCGTGCCGAGCGCGACAGCATTTTGAAATCTGCCAAAGAATCTGCCGACCGTCTGATTGCCGAAGCAAAAGACCGCGCAGGTATCGAAGGAAAACGCATTATTGAAGATGCACGTGAGGCCATCAACAATGAGCGCGTAGCCATTGTTGCTCAAATGAAGAAAGAAATCGTCACGATTTCGCTTGATATTGCCGAGAAAGTGTTGCGTAAAGAATTGGGCGACAAGACCTCGCAGGAGAAATTGGTAGCTGATTTGGCCAAAGAAGCAAGACTTAACTAG
- the atpH gene encoding ATP synthase F1 subunit delta, with protein sequence MSESTVALRYAKSLIDLAQEQNVVDTVYQDMLFFKQTAEENRGLMLALKSPVVRHDKKLAILEGVFKTRVSPTSYTIFTIITKKNREGIMFSIAEEFIKLYDEKKGIVKALITSSMPLTAPLRTQFVSIVAEATGKTVELEEKVDEKLIGGYVLRVGDRQVDASIRTRLNDLKLKLLN encoded by the coding sequence ATGTCTGAATCTACCGTAGCATTACGATACGCCAAATCGCTTATCGACTTGGCACAAGAACAAAACGTGGTGGACACTGTTTATCAGGATATGCTTTTCTTCAAGCAGACAGCAGAAGAAAATCGTGGATTGATGTTGGCCCTTAAAAGCCCTGTGGTACGTCACGACAAGAAATTGGCGATTCTGGAAGGAGTATTTAAGACCAGAGTAAGCCCAACTTCTTACACGATCTTTACCATCATCACGAAGAAAAACCGCGAAGGAATCATGTTCAGTATCGCGGAAGAGTTTATCAAGCTGTATGATGAGAAAAAAGGCATTGTCAAAGCGCTCATTACTTCTTCGATGCCATTGACCGCTCCATTACGCACGCAATTTGTGAGCATAGTAGCCGAAGCTACTGGCAAAACAGTTGAATTAGAGGAGAAAGTAGATGAGAAACTCATTGGAGGATACGTGTTGCGCGTTGGAGACCGGCAAGTAGATGCGTCTATTCGCACGCGCTTAAACGACTTAAAATTGAAGTTGCTCAACTAA
- the atpE gene encoding ATP synthase F0 subunit C, which yields MLLQILLQAAAESGAGLAVLGAGIGAGLAAIGAGLGIGRIGGSAMEGIARQPEAAGRIQTAMLIIAALIEAVALFAAVICLLISFKL from the coding sequence ATGTTGCTTCAAATCTTACTCCAAGCTGCTGCTGAAAGCGGTGCAGGTCTAGCGGTATTAGGTGCCGGTATCGGTGCAGGTTTAGCTGCAATCGGTGCAGGTCTAGGTATCGGCCGTATCGGTGGTAGCGCAATGGAAGGTATTGCTCGTCAGCCTGAGGCTGCTGGTCGTATCCAAACTGCGATGTTGATTATCGCGGCTTTGATCGAGGCCGTAGCTCTTTTCGCTGCCGTTATTTGCTTGTTGATTTCTTTCAAGCTCTAA
- the atpB gene encoding F0F1 ATP synthase subunit A, whose protein sequence is MFQTLRHTFFATFALLFVTFSVAFAEEPAHDHEAKESKFNIGEMIMHHIADAHEWEFAHGLSIPLPVIIYDNGVKVFSSSNFYHSPDATHEDHENHVYPNKALGYVLEHEHIYPIGADGKANKEAHVLDFSITKNVASLLLSAVILLLIFTSVAKGYSKNKGKAPSGIQSFLEPIILFIRDEVVKPAIGPKYERYLPYLLTLFFFIWVNNLLGLVPGGANLTGNIAVTLILAVITFIIVHFSANKHYFAHLIKPTGVPVALLPIMIPVEIVGVFMKPFSLMVRLFANITAGHIIILSLLGLIFIANNLGGGGTGWAVSPLVLIFTLFMNVIELLVAFLQAFIFTLLTSMYIGSSIEESHEADHGH, encoded by the coding sequence ATGTTTCAGACCTTACGTCATACATTTTTCGCGACATTCGCGCTACTTTTTGTTACTTTTTCCGTTGCTTTCGCCGAAGAACCGGCTCATGACCATGAAGCCAAAGAAAGCAAATTCAACATTGGTGAGATGATCATGCACCACATCGCAGATGCCCACGAATGGGAATTTGCGCATGGTTTGTCAATACCGCTTCCTGTCATTATTTATGACAATGGGGTGAAGGTATTTTCATCGAGCAACTTCTACCACTCGCCCGATGCTACCCACGAAGATCACGAAAACCACGTGTATCCCAACAAAGCCTTAGGCTACGTATTGGAGCATGAGCACATTTACCCAATCGGGGCAGATGGCAAAGCCAACAAAGAAGCACACGTATTGGATTTTTCCATTACTAAGAATGTAGCTTCTCTGCTTTTAAGTGCCGTTATTCTTTTGCTTATCTTTACTTCGGTTGCCAAAGGTTATTCCAAAAATAAAGGGAAAGCTCCTTCGGGCATCCAATCGTTTTTGGAGCCTATCATTCTGTTTATTCGGGATGAAGTGGTCAAGCCAGCCATCGGACCTAAATACGAAAGATACCTTCCTTATTTATTGACCTTATTTTTCTTCATTTGGGTAAACAACCTCCTTGGGTTGGTTCCTGGTGGCGCAAACTTAACGGGCAACATTGCCGTAACGTTGATTCTGGCGGTTATTACCTTTATCATTGTTCACTTCAGCGCCAATAAGCACTATTTCGCTCACTTGATCAAGCCAACAGGTGTACCAGTTGCCCTGTTGCCAATTATGATTCCCGTAGAAATTGTGGGCGTATTCATGAAGCCTTTCTCATTGATGGTTCGACTTTTTGCCAACATCACGGCGGGTCACATCATTATCTTGAGCCTTTTAGGTTTGATATTTATTGCCAACAACTTAGGTGGTGGCGGTACTGGTTGGGCGGTGAGCCCGTTGGTGCTCATCTTTACGTTGTTTATGAACGTTATTGAGTTATTGGTGGCGTTTTTGCAGGCCTTTATCTTTACGCTCCTGACGTCTATGTACATCGGAAGCTCTATCGAAGAAAGCCACGAAGCAGACCACGGACACTAA
- a CDS encoding AtpZ/AtpI family protein gives MRKKTTNYAKYSSIGMQMLGIIGLGTYAGVKLDEWQGNKIPGWTLALSLLSIAAALYNFIRQVKS, from the coding sequence ATGCGTAAAAAGACAACCAATTACGCCAAATATTCGAGCATTGGCATGCAAATGCTCGGAATCATCGGGCTGGGAACCTACGCGGGAGTAAAGCTGGACGAATGGCAAGGAAATAAAATTCCTGGTTGGACATTGGCATTGTCATTACTTTCTATCGCTGCGGCCTTGTATAATTTCATCCGGCAGGTCAAATCCTAA